A genomic window from Streptomyces sp. WMMC940 includes:
- a CDS encoding NYN domain-containing protein, which translates to MEQPESGAGPAGAGDAAEALDRPLPEGVRRRVVALVSDAFGGLTVTELPAQLRQYARFTPTRRAKYAGNAMAAALEGDPVFRQRIGERLRDAQPELASALESGTPPAAADPVDVAAAAYVLRPAGWGKLVAAAGEEAQRVDAERADEESRRELQRLREELDRLKAQHKAETERLRTELDAARKESDALHRKLRSAQSDVKRAEAAVRRGNAEHEGARAEAHAQVSAAESEARRLKARLTEAEAAVEASRKAAREGRSIEDMRVRLLLDTVLDAASGLRRELALPPASLHPADTVEAVEPGRMTPKDIAARALSETDPAMLDQLLALPQVHLLVDGYNVTKTGYPTMPLEKQRLRLLGGLAMLAAQTGAEITCVFDGAELAAPVLLAPPRGVRVLFSKPGVTADELIRQLVRAEPPGRPVVVVSTDREVADGVARAGARPVASAMLLKRLSRV; encoded by the coding sequence GGCGCCGGGCCGGCCGGTGCCGGCGACGCCGCCGAGGCGCTCGACCGCCCGCTGCCGGAAGGCGTGCGGCGACGGGTCGTCGCACTGGTCTCGGACGCCTTCGGCGGGCTGACCGTCACCGAACTGCCCGCCCAGTTGCGGCAGTACGCCCGCTTCACCCCGACCCGCCGGGCGAAGTACGCGGGCAATGCCATGGCCGCGGCCCTGGAGGGCGACCCCGTCTTCCGGCAGCGCATCGGTGAGCGGCTCCGCGACGCCCAGCCCGAGCTCGCCTCCGCACTGGAGTCCGGGACGCCTCCCGCGGCCGCCGACCCCGTCGACGTGGCGGCGGCCGCCTATGTGCTGCGGCCGGCCGGCTGGGGCAAGCTGGTGGCCGCCGCCGGCGAGGAGGCCCAGCGCGTCGACGCCGAGCGCGCGGACGAGGAGAGCAGGCGCGAGCTTCAGCGGCTCCGTGAGGAACTGGACCGGTTGAAGGCGCAGCACAAGGCGGAGACCGAGCGGCTGCGCACCGAGCTGGACGCGGCCCGCAAGGAGTCGGACGCGCTGCACCGCAAGCTGCGCAGCGCCCAGAGCGACGTCAAGCGCGCCGAGGCGGCCGTGCGCCGCGGCAACGCGGAGCACGAGGGCGCCAGGGCCGAGGCGCACGCGCAGGTCTCCGCGGCCGAGAGCGAGGCGCGCCGGCTCAAGGCCAGGCTCACCGAGGCGGAGGCCGCGGTCGAGGCGAGCCGCAAGGCCGCCCGCGAGGGCCGGTCGATCGAGGACATGCGGGTGCGGCTGCTGCTGGACACCGTGCTGGACGCGGCTTCCGGGCTGCGCCGCGAACTGGCCCTGCCCCCCGCCTCCCTGCACCCGGCCGACACCGTCGAGGCGGTGGAGCCCGGCCGGATGACCCCCAAGGACATCGCGGCGCGCGCACTGTCCGAGACCGATCCGGCGATGCTGGACCAGTTGCTGGCGCTGCCCCAGGTGCATCTGCTCGTGGACGGGTACAACGTCACGAAGACCGGCTATCCGACGATGCCGCTGGAGAAGCAGCGGCTGCGGCTGCTCGGTGGACTCGCGATGCTGGCCGCGCAGACCGGCGCCGAGATCACCTGTGTCTTCGACGGCGCCGAACTCGCCGCGCCCGTGCTGCTGGCGCCCCCTCGCGGGGTGCGGGTGCTGTTCTCCAAGCCCGGTGTGACCGCGGACGAGCTGATCCGCCAGCTGGTCCGGGCCGAGCCGCCGGGCCGGCCCGTGGTGGTGGTGTCCACGGACCGCGAAGTCGCCGACGGGGTGGCGAGGGCGGGGGCGAGGCCGGTCGCGTCCGCGATGTTGCTGAAGCGGCTTTCGCGTGTGTAG
- a CDS encoding C40 family peptidase, with translation MASHRRPKQPSRTRVTVLTATAAAAVALTSQAAQAAPAKPSKDEVKAKVDALYHEAEKATEDHSLAKEQQTKLQKEIDAIQDRVARGQDELNTMRDKLGSVASAQYRSGGIDPSVQLFLSGDPDTYLVKASAMDQLGAKQATALEDIQSKQRDLAQQRAEATRKLGDLQDVRKTLGEKKAKIQGKLSEAQKLLNTLTAAERAKMQEEEQRASRAAGERVNLGNEVPASQRGAAALNAAATQLGKPYVSGAEGPNSYDCSGLTQWAYRQAGVSLTRTTYTQQNDGVKIGRSQLKPGDLVFFNSLSHVGLYAGNNQILHAPKPGTVVRYESMDYMGTFQFGVRI, from the coding sequence GTGGCGTCCCACCGTCGTCCCAAGCAGCCGAGCCGCACCCGTGTGACCGTGCTCACCGCGACCGCCGCCGCGGCCGTCGCCCTCACCTCCCAGGCCGCCCAGGCCGCTCCGGCCAAGCCGAGCAAGGACGAGGTCAAGGCCAAGGTCGACGCCCTCTACCACGAGGCGGAGAAGGCCACCGAGGACCACAGCCTGGCCAAGGAGCAGCAGACCAAGCTCCAGAAGGAGATCGACGCGATCCAGGACCGCGTCGCCCGTGGCCAGGACGAGCTCAACACCATGCGGGACAAGCTGGGTTCGGTGGCCAGCGCCCAGTACCGCTCCGGTGGCATAGACCCGTCCGTCCAGCTCTTCCTCTCCGGCGACCCGGACACGTACCTGGTCAAGGCGTCCGCGATGGACCAGCTCGGCGCCAAGCAGGCGACCGCGCTCGAGGACATCCAGTCGAAGCAGCGGGACCTCGCCCAGCAGCGCGCCGAGGCCACCCGCAAGCTCGGTGACCTCCAGGACGTCCGCAAGACGCTCGGCGAGAAGAAGGCCAAGATCCAGGGCAAGCTCTCCGAGGCCCAGAAGCTCCTCAACACCCTGACCGCCGCCGAGCGGGCGAAGATGCAGGAGGAGGAGCAGCGCGCCAGCCGTGCCGCCGGCGAGCGGGTGAACCTCGGCAACGAGGTGCCGGCCTCCCAGCGCGGTGCCGCCGCGCTGAACGCCGCCGCCACCCAGCTCGGCAAGCCGTACGTCTCCGGCGCCGAGGGCCCCAACTCCTACGACTGCTCCGGGCTGACCCAGTGGGCTTACCGCCAGGCAGGCGTGAGCCTCACCCGGACCACCTACACCCAGCAGAACGACGGTGTGAAGATCGGCCGCAGCCAGCTCAAGCCGGGCGACCTGGTCTTCTTCAACAGCCTTTCGCACGTGGGTCTGTACGCGGGCAACAACCAGATCCTGCACGCCCCGAAGCCAGGCACCGTCGTCCGCTACGAGTCCATGGACTACATGGGCACCTTCCAGTTCGGCGTCCGGATCTGA
- a CDS encoding C40 family peptidase: MASHRRPSVSGFDRGARVTLLSAAAATAAAALGTAPAGADPSGGPAATRAEVDRLYEQAEKATERYNQAGERADELRAQVARAQDRAAHGQEAVNRMRDALGSVAGAQYRSGGVDPALALLLSGDPDTYLDRAAVLDRLGDREATVLSDLRRAQRRLGQERSEAARTLAELERTRTALARHKRTVEAKLATAERLLASLPASERAAYDRASRSGRGVPDLSGRVSPSSARAGAAVAAAQSAVGRPYVWGANGPNGFDCSGLTQWSYAQAGVGLPRTSQAQRYAGQQVPLSQARPGDLVTYRSDASHVAMYVGNGQVVHAPYPGAAVRYDPVGMMPIASVTRP; the protein is encoded by the coding sequence GTGGCGTCCCATCGCCGACCCTCGGTATCCGGTTTCGACCGGGGTGCCCGGGTCACCCTCCTTTCAGCCGCGGCGGCCACCGCCGCGGCCGCGCTCGGTACCGCACCGGCCGGAGCCGACCCGTCCGGCGGCCCCGCCGCCACCCGCGCCGAGGTCGACCGGCTGTACGAACAGGCCGAGAAGGCGACGGAGCGGTACAACCAGGCGGGCGAGCGCGCCGACGAGCTGCGCGCCCAGGTGGCCCGGGCCCAGGACCGGGCGGCCCACGGCCAGGAGGCCGTCAACCGGATGCGGGACGCGCTCGGTTCCGTGGCCGGTGCCCAGTACCGGTCGGGCGGGGTGGATCCCGCGCTCGCCCTGCTGCTCTCCGGCGATCCCGACACGTACCTCGACCGGGCGGCGGTGCTGGACCGGCTCGGCGACCGGGAGGCGACCGTACTGAGCGACCTCCGGCGGGCACAGCGGCGGCTCGGCCAGGAGCGCTCCGAAGCCGCCCGGACACTGGCCGAACTGGAACGGACCAGGACCGCCCTGGCCCGGCACAAGCGGACCGTCGAGGCCAAGCTCGCGACGGCCGAGCGGCTGCTGGCCTCGCTGCCGGCCTCGGAACGTGCGGCCTACGACCGGGCGTCGCGCTCCGGCCGCGGTGTCCCCGACCTGTCGGGCCGCGTGAGCCCCTCGTCCGCGCGAGCGGGCGCGGCCGTGGCGGCCGCGCAGAGCGCCGTCGGCAGACCGTACGTCTGGGGTGCCAACGGCCCGAACGGCTTCGACTGCTCCGGCCTGACCCAGTGGTCCTACGCCCAGGCCGGCGTCGGGCTGCCCCGCACCTCCCAGGCGCAGCGGTACGCGGGGCAGCAGGTCCCGCTGTCCCAGGCGAGACCCGGTGACCTGGTCACGTACCGCTCGGACGCCAGTCACGTGGCCATGTACGTCGGCAACGGGCAGGTCGTCCACGCGCCCTACCCCGGGGCGGCGGTGCGCTACGACCCGGTGGGAATGATGCCGATCGCCTCGGTGACCCGGCCATGA
- a CDS encoding glycosyltransferase 87 family protein — protein MKGTGRSATAGGTAGRPSASGFSVASAAAAFALTRALLLLWVLKVLPVRGPDVTSDVAVIYQGWYEVLRTGTYPLDDVTWQYPPAAALAILSPGVLPFLDYARAFFVLALVCDAAVLGLLQYAGRRPGRSTRGMWFWIAGVPLLGPTAYARYDLMVTAVAVAALFAAARRPGVAGALAGFGAMLKVWPLLLLAGLWQRRAWGAATVTAASLLLVLSASMPGALAFLGFQRDRGTEVESLGALVFHVARHFGWEGQVLLNYGSVEFLGPYVPLVSGVALGLTAAAFGWLAVWRLRASEFSTATPADAAFTAVLLFTTTSRVISPQYLIWLLGLAAVCLAFRSSRMTLPSLLVLVATGLTFLEFPVWFDKVVASDPQGIAVLAARNGLLVAATLLACRRLWTSTVTPRRRRGRRELPARSDRDSASVGS, from the coding sequence ATGAAGGGCACAGGGCGTTCCGCCACGGCGGGCGGCACCGCGGGGAGACCTTCGGCGTCCGGGTTCTCCGTGGCCTCGGCCGCCGCGGCCTTCGCCCTCACCAGGGCACTGCTGCTGCTCTGGGTGCTGAAGGTCCTCCCCGTCCGGGGTCCCGACGTGACCAGCGACGTCGCGGTGATCTACCAGGGCTGGTACGAGGTGCTGAGGACCGGCACGTACCCGCTGGACGACGTCACCTGGCAGTACCCGCCCGCGGCCGCGCTGGCGATCCTCTCCCCCGGCGTGCTTCCGTTCCTGGACTACGCACGCGCCTTCTTCGTGCTGGCACTGGTCTGCGACGCGGCGGTCCTCGGGCTGCTGCAGTACGCGGGGCGGCGGCCCGGGAGGTCGACGAGGGGGATGTGGTTCTGGATCGCCGGAGTGCCGCTGCTGGGTCCGACGGCGTACGCCCGCTACGACCTGATGGTGACCGCGGTCGCGGTCGCCGCGCTCTTCGCCGCCGCCCGCCGGCCCGGGGTCGCCGGTGCGCTGGCCGGGTTCGGCGCCATGCTGAAGGTGTGGCCGCTGCTGCTGCTGGCCGGGCTGTGGCAGAGACGGGCCTGGGGCGCCGCGACGGTCACGGCCGCGTCCCTGCTGCTGGTCCTCTCCGCGTCGATGCCCGGGGCCCTGGCGTTCCTCGGCTTCCAGCGGGACCGGGGCACCGAGGTCGAATCGCTGGGCGCGCTGGTCTTCCACGTGGCACGGCACTTCGGCTGGGAGGGACAGGTCCTGCTGAACTACGGTTCGGTGGAGTTCCTCGGCCCGTACGTCCCCCTGGTCAGCGGCGTGGCGCTGGGCCTCACGGCCGCGGCCTTCGGCTGGCTGGCGGTGTGGCGGCTGCGGGCGTCGGAGTTCTCCACCGCGACCCCGGCGGACGCGGCGTTCACGGCCGTGCTCCTCTTCACGACCACGAGCCGGGTGATCAGCCCCCAGTACCTGATCTGGCTGCTCGGGCTGGCCGCGGTCTGTCTCGCCTTCCGGTCGAGCCGGATGACCCTGCCGAGCCTGCTGGTGCTGGTCGCCACGGGGCTCACCTTCCTGGAGTTCCCGGTCTGGTTCGACAAGGTGGTCGCGAGCGACCCCCAGGGGATCGCGGTCCTCGCGGCCCGCAACGGCCTCCTGGTCGCGGCGACGCTACTGGCCTGCCGCCGCCTCTGGACGAGCACCGTCACACCGCGTCGGCGGCGCGGCCGGCGGGAGCTCCCGGCTCGGTCCGACCGCGACAGTGCTTCGGTGGGGTCCTGA
- a CDS encoding glycosyltransferase family 4 protein, giving the protein MDKTLIVTNDFPPRPGGIQAFLHNMALRLDPEHIVVYASTWKHGREGAEATAAFDAEQPFTVVRDRTTMLLPTPRVTRRAVGLLREHGCTSVWFGAAAPLGLMAPALRRAGARRLVATTHGHEAGWAQLPVSRQLLRRIGEGTDTITYLGEYTRSRIAAALTPEAAGRMVQLPPGVDEKTFHPGSGGEAVRERLGLTDRPVVVCVSRLVPRKGQDTLIRAMPAILAQVPDAVLLIVGGGPYEKDLRKLAGTTGVAASVRFTGAVPWEELPAHHGAGDVFAMPCRTRRGGLDVEGLGIVYLEASATGLPVVAGDSGGAPDAVLDGETGWVVRGGSPEESADRIVTLLQDPDLRRRMGERGRDWVEERWRWDLLADRLRTLL; this is encoded by the coding sequence ATGGACAAGACCCTGATCGTGACCAACGACTTCCCACCGCGCCCCGGTGGCATCCAGGCGTTCCTCCACAACATGGCGCTGCGCCTGGACCCCGAACATATCGTCGTCTACGCCTCCACCTGGAAGCACGGTCGCGAGGGGGCGGAGGCGACGGCCGCGTTCGACGCCGAGCAGCCGTTCACGGTGGTCCGCGACCGGACGACGATGCTGCTGCCCACCCCGCGCGTCACCCGGCGCGCGGTGGGGCTGCTGCGGGAGCACGGGTGCACGTCGGTGTGGTTCGGTGCCGCCGCCCCGCTCGGGCTGATGGCTCCCGCGCTGCGGCGGGCGGGTGCGCGGCGTCTCGTGGCGACGACGCACGGCCACGAGGCGGGGTGGGCCCAGCTGCCCGTATCCCGGCAGCTGCTGCGCCGGATCGGCGAGGGCACGGACACGATCACCTACCTCGGCGAGTACACGCGCTCGCGGATCGCCGCCGCGCTGACGCCCGAGGCGGCCGGGCGGATGGTGCAACTGCCGCCGGGCGTCGACGAGAAGACCTTCCATCCCGGCTCGGGCGGCGAGGCGGTGCGCGAACGGCTCGGGCTCACCGACCGCCCGGTGGTCGTCTGCGTCTCCCGGCTGGTGCCGCGCAAGGGCCAGGACACCCTGATCCGGGCCATGCCCGCGATCCTCGCGCAGGTGCCGGACGCGGTGCTGCTGATCGTCGGCGGCGGGCCCTACGAGAAGGACCTGCGGAAGCTCGCCGGGACCACGGGCGTGGCGGCCTCCGTCCGCTTCACCGGGGCGGTCCCCTGGGAGGAACTGCCCGCGCACCACGGCGCCGGTGACGTCTTCGCGATGCCGTGCCGCACACGCCGCGGCGGGCTGGACGTCGAAGGCCTGGGCATCGTCTATCTGGAGGCGTCGGCGACGGGCCTCCCGGTCGTCGCGGGCGACTCCGGCGGTGCGCCGGACGCGGTGCTCGACGGCGAGACGGGCTGGGTCGTGCGCGGTGGCTCACCGGAGGAGTCCGCGGACCGCATCGTCACCCTCCTCCAGGACCCCGACCTGCGCCGCCGCATGGGCGAGCGGGGTCGCGACTGGGTCGAGGAACGCTGGCGCTGGGACCTCCTGGCGGACCGTCTCAGGACGCTGCTGTAA
- a CDS encoding GMC oxidoreductase: protein MLRTMTPNLTRRHLLGLGALQTAAALGLTRIGPAPTAHAATVPAASRAGAADHTPALVIGSGYGAAVTALRLGEAGIPTLVLEMGRLWDTPGPDGKLFCTTGAPDHRSMWFRTRTEAPLAQFLWLDVVNKDISPYPGVLDRVRFDSMSVYVGRGVGGGSLVNGGMAVVPQRAYFSEMLPNVDAGAMYDRYFPLARRMLGVNTVDPAWFESTKWYRFSRISRKHAANAGLRTVFVPNVYDFGYMQREAAGQAVRSALAGEVIYGNNHGKRSLDRTYLAAALGTGNVTIETMQRARALRRQPDGTYVVTADRIDTTGEVVATRDIGCTRLFLGAGSLGSTELLLRARESGALPDLSEHLGTGWGTNGNVMTARANHLWDTVGAHQATMPVMGIDDWSNTANPVFAEIAPLPMGFEHWISLYLAITRNPERGRLVYDAGTDAMRLLWTPAQSKVSVDSARKLFDRINLRNATIYRYDLFGGNKTFADDFTYHPLGGCVLGRATDDHGRVRGAPGVYVTDGALVPGSIGVNPFLTITALAERNIERVLAEDYAR from the coding sequence ATGCTGCGCACTATGACACCAAATCTGACGCGCCGTCACCTCTTGGGTCTCGGCGCCCTCCAGACCGCAGCCGCGCTCGGCCTCACCCGTATCGGCCCCGCGCCCACGGCCCACGCGGCGACCGTCCCGGCCGCCTCCCGGGCCGGAGCCGCCGACCACACGCCCGCCCTCGTCATCGGCTCCGGTTACGGCGCCGCCGTCACCGCCCTGCGCCTCGGCGAGGCCGGAATCCCCACCCTCGTCCTGGAGATGGGCCGGCTCTGGGACACCCCGGGCCCCGACGGAAAGCTCTTCTGCACCACCGGCGCCCCGGACCACCGCTCGATGTGGTTCCGCACCCGCACCGAGGCCCCGCTCGCCCAGTTCCTCTGGCTGGACGTCGTCAACAAGGACATCAGCCCCTATCCCGGCGTCCTCGACCGCGTGCGCTTCGACAGCATGTCCGTGTACGTGGGCCGCGGCGTCGGCGGGGGATCGCTCGTGAACGGCGGGATGGCCGTCGTCCCGCAGCGCGCGTACTTCTCCGAGATGCTGCCGAACGTCGACGCCGGGGCCATGTACGACCGGTACTTCCCGCTCGCCCGGCGGATGCTGGGCGTCAACACCGTCGACCCGGCGTGGTTCGAGTCCACCAAGTGGTACCGCTTCTCGCGGATCTCCCGCAAGCACGCCGCCAACGCCGGGCTGCGGACCGTGTTCGTGCCCAACGTCTACGACTTCGGGTACATGCAGCGCGAGGCCGCCGGCCAGGCGGTCCGCTCCGCGCTCGCCGGAGAGGTCATCTACGGCAACAACCACGGCAAGCGCAGCCTCGACAGGACCTATCTCGCCGCCGCGCTGGGAACCGGCAACGTCACCATCGAGACGATGCAACGGGCCCGCGCGCTGCGAAGACAGCCGGACGGCACGTACGTCGTCACCGCCGACCGCATCGACACGACCGGCGAGGTCGTCGCCACCCGCGACATCGGCTGCACCCGGCTGTTCCTGGGCGCCGGCAGCCTCGGCTCCACCGAACTCCTGCTGCGCGCCCGGGAGTCGGGCGCGCTGCCGGATCTCAGCGAGCACCTCGGCACCGGATGGGGAACCAACGGCAACGTCATGACGGCCCGGGCCAACCACCTCTGGGACACCGTCGGCGCCCACCAGGCGACCATGCCGGTGATGGGCATCGACGACTGGTCCAACACCGCCAACCCCGTCTTCGCCGAGATCGCCCCGCTGCCGATGGGTTTCGAGCACTGGATCAGCCTCTACCTGGCCATCACCAGGAACCCGGAGCGCGGCAGGCTCGTCTACGACGCCGGCACCGACGCGATGCGGCTCCTGTGGACCCCGGCACAGAGCAAGGTGTCCGTCGACTCCGCCAGGAAGCTGTTCGACCGCATCAACCTCAGGAACGCCACGATCTACCGGTACGACCTGTTCGGCGGAAACAAGACCTTCGCCGACGACTTCACCTACCACCCGCTCGGCGGGTGTGTGCTCGGCCGGGCCACCGACGACCACGGCCGGGTCAGGGGCGCTCCCGGGGTGTACGTCACCGACGGAGCCCTCGTGCCGGGCTCCATCGGTGTCAACCCGTTCCTCACGATCACCGCGCTCGCCGAGCGCAACATCGAGCGGGTCCTCGCCGAGGACTACGCCCGGTAG
- a CDS encoding AMP-dependent synthetase/ligase, whose translation MREFSLPALYEVPTDGNLTDLIRRNATQHPEVAVMGRKVAGTWTDVTAAQFLAEVRAAAKGLIAAGVQPGDRVALMSRTRYEWVQLDFAIWSAGGVTVPVYETSSPEQVQWILGDSGAVAAIVESEEHAAAVESVRVALPALRHVWRIEGGAVAQLTEAGAEIPDGTVDERSASAKADDPATIVYTSGTTGRPKGCVLTHRAFFAECGNLVERLKPLFRTGDSSVLLFLPAAHVFGRMVEVASVMAPIKLGCVPDIKDLTDELASFRPTLILGVPRVFEKVYNSARAKAQADGKGKIFDKAAATAIEYSRAIGTPQGAPLGLKIKHKVFDKLVFGKLRAVLGGRGEFAVSGGAPLGERLGHFFRGIGFTVLEGYGLTESCAATAFNPWDRQKIGTVGQPLPGSVVRIADDGEVLLHGEHIFTGYWNNETATAEALADGWFHTGDIGTLDEDGYLAITGRKKEILVTAGGKNVAPAVIEDRIRAHALVAECMVVGDGRPFVGALVTIDEEFLARWVSDNGKPAGSTAASLREDADLLAEIQRAVDEGNAAVSKAESVRKFRVLSSQFTEEAGHITPSLKLKRNVVAKDFADEIEAIYRA comes from the coding sequence TTGCGTGAGTTCAGCCTTCCGGCCCTGTACGAGGTCCCGACGGACGGCAATCTGACGGATCTCATCCGCCGCAATGCGACGCAGCACCCCGAGGTCGCGGTCATGGGCAGAAAGGTCGCCGGGACCTGGACCGATGTCACCGCCGCGCAGTTCCTCGCCGAGGTGCGGGCCGCCGCGAAGGGCCTGATCGCCGCGGGTGTGCAGCCCGGCGACCGGGTCGCCCTGATGTCGCGGACCCGCTACGAGTGGGTGCAGCTCGACTTCGCGATCTGGAGCGCCGGCGGTGTGACCGTCCCGGTGTACGAGACCAGCTCGCCGGAGCAGGTGCAGTGGATCCTCGGGGACTCCGGCGCCGTCGCCGCGATCGTCGAGAGCGAGGAGCACGCCGCGGCCGTCGAGTCGGTGCGCGTCGCCCTGCCGGCGCTGCGGCACGTGTGGCGGATCGAGGGCGGCGCGGTCGCACAGCTCACCGAGGCCGGGGCGGAGATCCCCGACGGGACGGTCGACGAGCGCAGCGCGTCCGCCAAGGCCGACGACCCGGCGACCATCGTCTACACCTCGGGAACCACGGGCCGCCCCAAGGGCTGTGTGCTCACCCACCGCGCGTTCTTCGCGGAGTGCGGCAACCTGGTCGAGCGCCTGAAGCCGCTGTTCCGCACCGGTGACAGCTCGGTCCTGCTCTTCCTCCCCGCCGCGCACGTCTTCGGGCGCATGGTCGAGGTCGCGTCGGTGATGGCGCCCATCAAGCTCGGCTGCGTACCGGACATCAAGGACCTCACCGACGAGCTCGCCTCGTTCCGCCCGACGCTGATCCTCGGTGTGCCGCGGGTCTTCGAGAAGGTCTACAACTCGGCGCGGGCCAAGGCGCAGGCGGACGGCAAGGGCAAGATCTTCGACAAGGCCGCGGCGACGGCCATCGAGTACAGCCGCGCGATCGGCACCCCGCAGGGCGCGCCGCTGGGGCTGAAGATCAAGCACAAGGTGTTCGACAAGCTCGTCTTCGGCAAGCTGCGTGCGGTGCTCGGCGGGCGCGGCGAGTTCGCGGTCTCCGGCGGCGCCCCGCTGGGCGAGCGGCTCGGGCACTTCTTCCGCGGCATCGGCTTCACGGTGCTGGAGGGCTACGGCCTCACGGAGTCCTGTGCGGCGACGGCGTTCAACCCCTGGGACCGCCAGAAGATCGGTACGGTCGGGCAGCCGCTGCCGGGTTCGGTGGTGCGGATCGCCGACGACGGCGAGGTGCTGCTGCACGGCGAGCACATCTTCACGGGCTACTGGAACAACGAGACGGCGACGGCGGAGGCGCTGGCCGACGGCTGGTTCCACACCGGTGACATCGGCACCCTCGACGAGGACGGCTACCTCGCGATCACGGGCCGGAAGAAGGAGATCCTGGTGACGGCGGGCGGCAAGAACGTCGCACCGGCGGTCATCGAGGACCGCATCCGCGCGCACGCGCTGGTCGCGGAGTGCATGGTCGTGGGCGACGGGCGGCCGTTCGTGGGCGCGCTGGTCACCATCGACGAGGAGTTCCTGGCCCGCTGGGTCTCCGACAACGGCAAGCCGGCCGGTTCGACGGCCGCCTCGCTGCGCGAGGACGCGGATTTGCTGGCGGAGATCCAGCGGGCGGTGGACGAGGGCAACGCCGCGGTTTCCAAGGCTGAATCGGTGCGGAAATTCAGGGTTCTCAGCTCCCAGTTCACTGAGGAGGCCGGCCACATCACGCCGTCGCTGAAGCTGAAGCGGAACGTGGTGGCCAAGGACTTCGCGGACGAGATCGAGGCGATCTACCGGGCGTAG
- a CDS encoding metallophosphoesterase family protein codes for MRVHVVSDVHGNARDLARAGTGADALICLGDLVLFLDYADHSRGIFPDLFGVENADRIVELRTARRFEEAREFGRRLWAGLDRDAVILAAVRRQYSELFAAFPTPTYATYGNVDVPALWPEYARPGTTVLDGERVELDGLVFGFVGGGLRSPMRTPFEISDEEYAAKVEALGEVDVLCSHIPPEVPELTYDTVARRFERGSSALLDAIRRTRPRYSLFGHVHQPLARRMRIGATECVNVGHFAATGRPWALEW; via the coding sequence ATGCGAGTCCATGTGGTCAGTGACGTGCACGGCAACGCGAGGGATCTGGCCAGGGCCGGAACCGGCGCCGACGCCCTGATCTGCCTCGGCGACCTGGTGCTCTTCCTCGACTACGCCGACCACTCGCGCGGCATCTTCCCCGATCTCTTCGGGGTCGAGAACGCGGACAGGATCGTCGAGCTGCGCACGGCGCGGCGCTTCGAGGAAGCCCGCGAGTTCGGCCGCCGCCTCTGGGCGGGCCTCGACCGGGACGCCGTGATCCTCGCGGCGGTGCGCAGGCAGTACAGCGAGCTGTTCGCCGCGTTCCCCACTCCGACGTACGCCACCTACGGCAACGTCGACGTCCCGGCCCTCTGGCCGGAGTACGCGCGCCCGGGCACCACCGTGCTCGACGGTGAGCGGGTCGAGCTGGACGGGCTCGTGTTCGGCTTCGTCGGCGGCGGGCTGCGGTCCCCCATGCGCACCCCCTTCGAGATCTCCGACGAGGAGTACGCGGCCAAGGTCGAGGCGCTCGGCGAGGTCGACGTCCTGTGCTCGCACATCCCGCCGGAGGTGCCGGAACTGACGTACGACACGGTCGCCCGCCGCTTCGAGCGCGGCAGCTCGGCCCTGCTCGACGCCATCCGCCGGACCCGGCCCCGGTACTCCCTCTTCGGGCATGTGCACCAGCCGCTGGCACGGCGCATGCGGATCGGCGCGACCGAGTGCGTGAACGTCGGGCACTTCGCGGCGACGGGGCGGCCGTGGGCCCTGGAATGGTGA
- a CDS encoding SRPBCC family protein, which translates to MAEHTSSSITIDASPADVMGVISDFARYPEWTGEVKETEVLEKDDQGRALQVRLVLDAGAIKDDHVLAYTWTGDDKVSWTLVKSQMLRALDGSYALKPVAGGERTEVTYQLTVDVKIPMLGMIKRKAEKVIIDRALAGLKKRVESAPKG; encoded by the coding sequence ATGGCGGAACACACCAGCTCGAGCATCACCATCGACGCGTCCCCGGCCGACGTGATGGGGGTGATCTCCGACTTCGCGCGCTACCCGGAGTGGACCGGCGAGGTGAAGGAGACGGAGGTCCTGGAGAAGGACGACCAGGGCCGTGCGCTCCAGGTCCGGCTGGTCCTCGACGCCGGCGCCATCAAGGACGACCACGTCCTCGCCTACACCTGGACCGGGGACGACAAGGTCTCCTGGACGCTGGTCAAGTCCCAGATGCTGCGCGCGCTGGACGGCTCGTACGCGCTGAAGCCGGTCGCCGGCGGGGAGCGGACCGAGGTCACGTACCAGCTGACCGTCGACGTCAAGATCCCCATGCTCGGGATGATCAAGCGCAAGGCGGAGAAGGTCATCATCGACCGCGCCCTGGCCGGTCTGAAGAAGCGCGTCGAGTCCGCTCCGAAGGGCTGA